One genomic segment of Rhodohalobacter mucosus includes these proteins:
- a CDS encoding right-handed parallel beta-helix repeat-containing protein, whose product MNLSYYFKGILMSVLLLGFVSACGDDNPASTEVNSPDVTVFNITENISSDTTWETGNTYILGGRITVLAGATLTIEPGVVVKGETGSGSNATALLVARGGTLNANGQTNLPIVLTSISDDITPEQLAGGDLASPNLGPNISGLWGGLIVLGNAPISATNESGDVTETQIEGIPTSDSNGLYGGNDPGDSSGSIRYISIRHGGANIGEGNEINGLTLGGVGSGTTIQNVEIVANQDDGIELFGGTVNVTNVLVWNAGDDAIDTDQAFSGTIDNILIVGPKGSAFELDGPEGNFTSTGHTIQNATTYLQGNGSELMIDVDANTDVFMNNLLFTGLDEGGGISSDYIDYANNPNGYAITDIEVILPPGTSIGTFFPTELASEVTSVANLGSATVGANVNAFIWTWARQDNPQGSIGLE is encoded by the coding sequence ATGAACCTGTCATACTATTTCAAGGGTATTCTGATGTCAGTTCTCCTGCTTGGATTTGTTTCTGCTTGTGGTGACGATAATCCAGCTTCAACAGAAGTCAATTCTCCTGATGTTACCGTGTTTAACATTACAGAGAATATCTCAAGCGACACGACCTGGGAAACCGGAAATACCTATATTCTGGGTGGCCGTATTACAGTACTGGCAGGGGCGACATTAACGATTGAGCCCGGCGTAGTTGTCAAAGGTGAGACTGGTTCAGGATCAAATGCGACTGCACTTCTTGTAGCCAGAGGCGGGACACTGAATGCAAATGGACAAACAAACTTACCGATTGTTCTTACATCAATTAGTGATGATATTACGCCTGAACAATTGGCAGGGGGCGATTTAGCCAGTCCTAACCTTGGACCGAACATATCCGGACTCTGGGGTGGTTTAATTGTGCTTGGTAATGCCCCGATATCAGCTACTAATGAAAGCGGCGACGTTACCGAAACACAGATTGAAGGCATTCCGACATCAGATTCAAATGGATTATACGGTGGTAACGATCCAGGCGACAGCTCAGGTTCTATCAGGTATATCTCCATCCGACATGGTGGTGCCAATATTGGCGAAGGAAATGAGATTAATGGTCTTACTCTGGGTGGCGTGGGTTCTGGTACGACCATTCAAAATGTGGAAATTGTTGCCAATCAGGATGATGGTATTGAGTTGTTCGGCGGTACGGTTAACGTAACTAACGTCCTTGTCTGGAACGCAGGTGATGATGCGATTGATACCGATCAGGCATTCTCAGGCACGATCGATAATATTCTGATTGTCGGCCCTAAGGGATCAGCCTTTGAATTGGATGGACCGGAAGGAAATTTTACCAGTACGGGGCACACGATTCAAAACGCAACTACATATCTGCAGGGTAATGGTTCTGAACTCATGATAGATGTGGATGCCAATACGGACGTATTCATGAATAATCTGCTTTTTACTGGCCTTGATGAAGGTGGCGGAATCTCTTCAGATTATATTGATTATGCCAATAATCCGAATGGCTATGCAATTACGGACATCGAAGTTATACTCCCACCTGGAACTTCAATTGGAACTTTCTTTCCTACAGAGCTGGCATCGGAAGTTACATCTGTTGCTAATCTCGGTTCTGCAACCGTTGGAGCTAATGTTAACGCTTTTATATGGACTTGGGCCAGGCAGGATAATCCACAAGGATCCATCGGTCTCGAATAA
- a CDS encoding PKD domain-containing protein, with the protein MNLSYYLKGILISVLLLGFIASCGDDNPAEVDVNPPSLTAPGAQEVVLGNSVTLSFSVTISGGYASAQASAQNGSANVTTEPASGATSGAVEVEFTPNSVGAASVTLTVTDSDGQTDDATAVVTVVAEQTVFQVTENISSNTTWETGNTYILGGRITVLAGATLTIEPGVIVKGEAGTGANATALLIARDGTLNANGEANAPIIFTSFADEITPEQVAAGDFTSPNLDPDISGLWGGVLILGNAPISASSEGSDITETQIEGIPTSDSNGLYGGNDPSDSSGSITHISIRHGGANIGEGNEINGLTLGGVGSGTNIQNVEVVANQDDGIEWFGGTVDVTNVLVWNSFDDAIDTDQAWAGTLDNAVIVSPEDSAFELDGPEGSFTSTGHTIQNATIYLQGNGAEELIDVDDNTDVSMNNLLFFGLDEGGSLSSDYPDYAANPDGYAITSIEAIIPAGFTVTDFFPGLESEVTEIADLNAATLGADASVFGWTWASQSGALGSLGVE; encoded by the coding sequence ATGAACCTCTCGTACTATCTAAAGGGAATCCTGATTTCTGTTCTGTTACTCGGGTTTATTGCTTCATGCGGCGATGACAATCCCGCCGAAGTAGACGTAAATCCACCTAGTTTAACTGCACCGGGAGCACAGGAAGTCGTGCTCGGTAATTCAGTCACTCTTTCTTTCAGCGTAACTATCTCCGGCGGATATGCTTCTGCTCAGGCATCTGCCCAGAATGGATCCGCAAACGTCACTACTGAGCCTGCCAGCGGTGCAACAAGCGGAGCTGTAGAAGTTGAATTCACACCGAATAGTGTTGGTGCGGCATCTGTCACTCTTACCGTAACCGATTCGGACGGGCAGACCGACGATGCTACGGCCGTTGTTACGGTAGTTGCCGAGCAAACGGTGTTTCAGGTAACTGAGAATATCTCAAGCAACACAACCTGGGAGACTGGAAACACCTACATTCTCGGCGGTCGTATTACCGTTCTTGCGGGTGCAACCCTCACCATCGAGCCGGGAGTAATTGTGAAAGGAGAAGCAGGAACCGGTGCCAACGCGACAGCACTGTTGATTGCGCGTGACGGTACGCTGAATGCAAATGGTGAAGCAAATGCGCCAATCATATTCACATCCTTTGCAGATGAGATTACCCCCGAGCAGGTAGCTGCAGGTGATTTCACAAGTCCCAACCTGGATCCCGATATTAGCGGTCTCTGGGGAGGCGTTCTTATTCTCGGTAATGCGCCGATTTCTGCTTCAAGCGAAGGCAGTGACATCACTGAGACACAAATCGAAGGTATTCCGACCTCTGATTCAAACGGACTCTATGGAGGCAATGATCCATCAGACAGCTCAGGATCCATTACCCATATCTCTATCCGTCATGGCGGTGCCAATATCGGTGAAGGTAATGAAATTAACGGCCTCACACTGGGTGGCGTTGGTTCCGGCACAAACATTCAGAATGTAGAAGTTGTGGCGAATCAGGATGATGGTATTGAGTGGTTCGGCGGCACGGTTGACGTGACCAACGTATTGGTCTGGAATTCATTCGATGACGCCATCGATACAGACCAGGCATGGGCGGGAACGCTGGATAATGCTGTTATCGTAAGCCCGGAAGACTCAGCATTTGAACTTGACGGTCCAGAAGGTTCATTCACGAGCACCGGCCACACTATACAAAATGCTACCATCTACCTGCAGGGTAATGGCGCAGAAGAGCTGATCGATGTGGATGATAACACAGACGTATCCATGAATAATCTTCTCTTCTTTGGCTTGGATGAAGGTGGTTCTCTTTCATCAGATTATCCCGATTATGCGGCTAATCCGGATGGATATGCCATCACCAGTATCGAAGCCATTATTCCGGCTGGGTTCACCGTTACAGATTTCTTTCCCGGTCTCGAATCTGAAGTAACCGAAATTGCTGACCTCAATGCGGCTACGCTTGGCGCAGACGCATCCGTATTCGGATGGACTTGGGCCAGCCAGTCAGGAGCATTGGGTTCACTTGGAGTTGAATAA